Proteins from a genomic interval of Zingiber officinale cultivar Zhangliang chromosome 1B, Zo_v1.1, whole genome shotgun sequence:
- the LOC122038584 gene encoding histidinol dehydrogenase, chloroplastic-like — MLAPLDYRRLLALGHRHLFTLDPIVREAFDVAYDNINAFHAAQRIPEKEIENMKGVRCKRIARCIASVGLYVPGGTAVLPSTALMLSVPAQIAGCKTIVLATPPGRDGSICKEVLYCAKKAGVTHILKAGGAQAISAMAWGTSSCPKVEKIFGPGNQYVTTAKMILQNSEAMVSIDMPAGPSEVLVIADRHANPVHIAADLLSQAEHGPDSQVVLVIAGDGVNVDAILAEVSKQCDSLPRGEFASKALGHSFVHIFRRGGRRRRPQDQTHPSPASEPMPPPTQADLSHVSSPPASYSPASVPMPPLHQSGPSHVPSAPVSYSPPQEPYLEQLPVHSDPPDSARNSFVEFRNDRAPLVPIGDS; from the exons ATGCTGGCACCACTCGACTACCGCCGCCTCCTCGCGCTAGGGCATCGCCATCTGTTCACG CTTGATCCTATAGTAAGAGAAGCGTTTGATGTGGCCtatgacaatattaatgcatttcATGCTGCTCAAAGGATTCCTGAGAAGGAGATTGAGAATATGAAA GGGGTGAGGTGCAAAAGAATAGCACGGTGCATTGCATCTGTTGGCCTTTATGTTCCAGGGGGTACTGCAGTCTTACCCTCAACTGCTTTGATGCTCTCGGTG CCTGCACAGATTGCCGGGTGCAAAACCATTGTTCTAGCAACTCCGCCTGGTCGTGATGGCAGTATTTGCAAG GAAGTGTTATATTGTGCAAAGAAAGCTGGCGTCACCCACATTCTAAAAGCTGGGGGAGCTCAG GCGATCTCAGCGATGGCTTGGGGAACATCATCTTGCCCAAAG GTTGAAAAAATTTTTGGGCCAGGAAATCAATATGTTACTACTGCAAAAATGATTCTTCAG AATAGTGAAGCCATGGTTTCCATTGATATGCCTGCTGGCCCTTCAGAGGTGCTGGTCATCGCCGATAGACATGCCAATCCAGTTCACATAGCTGCAGATCTACTCTCTCAG GCAGAACATGGTCCTGACAGTCAGGTAGTTCTTGTCATTGCTGGAGATGGTGTCAATGTTGATGCAATTTTAGCTGAAGTGAGCAAACAATGTGATAGCCTTCCTAGGGGAGAATTTGCTTCAAAAGCACTTGGTCATAGCTTTGTt catatatttcgacgtggtggaCGTAGACGGCGACCACAGGACCAGACACATCCATCACCTGCCAGTGAGCCTATGCCACCCCCTACTCAGGCAGACCTATCCCATGTGTCTTCTCCACCGGCATCATATTCCcctgccagtgtacctatgccaccccTTCATCAGTCGGGCCCATCTCATGTACCTTCTGCACCGGTTTCATATTCGCCGCCACAAGAACCTTACCTAGAGCAGTTACCTGTCCACTCAGATCCTCCTGACTCAGCAAGAAACTCATTTGTtgagtttaggaatgatagagcTCCTTTAGTCCCCATTggtgattcgtaa